Sequence from the Clostridia bacterium genome:
CACCCGGCGGCGTTCGAATCATCGACTGCGGCAAGAACGAGTTCATCTGGGACGCCGCAGCCCGCTGCGGACTCAAACTGCCCGCTATTTGTCACCAGGGTCGCTGCCTTACCTGTGCTGCGCGGCTGATTAAGGGCTATGTCGACCAGTCAGCAGCGGCATCT
This genomic interval carries:
- a CDS encoding 2Fe-2S iron-sulfur cluster-binding protein, encoding MELRSPGGVRIIDCGKNEFIWDAAARCGLKLPAICHQGRCLTCAARLIKGYVDQSAAASYFQADSDAGFVLLCAARPRSDLVCETHQEWIMRDHRKALGLPAPYS